In a genomic window of Pelecanus crispus isolate bPelCri1 chromosome 1, bPelCri1.pri, whole genome shotgun sequence:
- the TMPRSS7 gene encoding transmembrane protease serine 7: MNFVYTASSFSKFYKQSVVSEVSNNNNGGLLIHFWIVFVVPQTKGQVLCEDCVAAILKDSIQTSIINRTSVGSLQGLAVDMDSIVLSAGLRSDYWSTTGTGTNCMYDLYADHLHKHLPLDIHATSGGTICYFKLIASVGHLIRLSLVSLQIEADNCITDSLTVYDSLMPIKHKILYRACESVNSLVSLVSTNNLMLITFKAAQVKEQKEFHGYFEVITQERCGKAIVTKEKIGYEGRITSPYYPSYYPPKCLCAWNFQTPQKNLGIALKFHNYTISEKNIKGCERGWWKINEHMYCGYYVDHQTVFHIASSAVNIELQCSSKVSEKPLLVEYGSYNISQPCPPGHFKCSTGLCIQQMQRCDGINNCFDESDELFCVFPEWNCNSSFAVQDNLLACNGVSDCENGKDEQNCTHSIPCTNHTFKCRNNICIRKQNAKCDGTVDCIDGSDESSCSNSKSSNPISRIVGGTNAEEGEWPWQVSLHFVGAAYCGASVISKEWLVSAAHCFQGSKLADPRAWRAHLGMQTQSRAKFVSAVRRIIVHEYYNSRNYDYDIALLQLSNPWPDKMSHVIQPICVPPFSHKVRSGDKCWITGWGQKQETGDEGSAILQKAEVEIIDQTSCHSTYGIITARMFCAGLMSGKRDGCKGDSGGPLSCQSNRDGKWFLTGIVSWGYGCGRPNFPGVYTKVSNFAPWIHKYVPSVL; the protein is encoded by the exons ATGAACTTCGTCTACACAGCTTCCTCTTTCTCCAAATTTTATAAGCAGTCCGTAGTTTCAGAAGTCAG taacaaCAACAACGGAGGTCTCCTTATTCATTTCTGGATAGTATTTGTGGTACCACAGACGAAAGGCCAAGTGCTGTGTGAGGATTGTGTGGCTGCCATTTTAAAGGATTCCATTCAGACAAGTATCATTAACCGGACCTCAGTGGGAAGTCTTCAGGGCCTTGCAGTCGACATGGACTCCATTGTACTAAGTG CAGGTCTTCGGTCAGATTATTGGTCAACAACAGGAACAG GAACAAATTGTATGTATGATCTGTATGCTGATCACCTACATAAGCACTTGCCTCTGGATATCCATGCTACCTCGGGGGGAACAATCTGCTATTTTAAGCTGATTGCATCGGTTGGCCATCTTATTCGTCTTTCATTAGTATCCCTTCAGATTGAAGCAGATAACTGCATCACTGACTCGTTAACCGTTTATGACTCTCTGATGCCAATCAAACATAAGATACTGTACCG AGCTTGTGAATCAGTCAATTCATTGGTGTCACTTGTGTCCACAAATAATCTCATGCTGATAACTTTTAAGGCAGCACAAGTAAAGGAACAGAAGGAATTCCATGGATATTTTGAGGTCATTACACAAGAAA GGTGTGGAAAAGCAATAgtgacaaaagagaaaattggcTATGAAGGGAGAATCACAAGTCCCTATTACCCAAGTTATTATCCTCCAAAATGCCTTTGTGCATGGAACTTCCAG ACTCCACAGAAGAACCTTGGTATAGCTCTGAAGTTTCATAACTATACCATCAGCGAGAAGAATATTAAAGGCTGTGAACGAGGATGGTGGAAAATTAATGAACACAT GTACTGCGGTTATTATGTTGATCACCAAACAGTCTTCCACATTGCAAGTTCTGCTGTCAACATCGAGCTTCAGTGCAGTTCAAAGGTCTCGGAGAAGCCACTTCTGGTGGAGTATGGGAGCTATAACATCAGCCAGC catGTCCACCTGGACACTTCAAGTGTTCTACTGGCTTATGCATCCAGCAGATGCAGCGCTGTGATGGGATAAACAACTGCTTCGATGAAAGCGATGAACTCTTTTGTG ttttccctGAGTGGAACTGCAACTCCAGCTTTGCAGTACAGGATAACCTGCTTGCCTGCAATGGAGTAAGTGATTGTGAGAATGGAAAAGATGAGCAGAACTGCACCCACA GTATTCCTTGCACCAACCACACATTTAAGTGCAGGAATAACATTTGCATTAGGAAACAAAACGCAAAGTGTGATGGGACTGTGGACTGTATTGATGGAAGTGATGAAAGCAGCTGCAGTAA cagcaagagcagcaatCCCATCTCTCGGATTGTAGGCGGTACGAACGCTGAGGAAGGTGAATGGCCCTGGCAGGTCAGCCTCCATTTTGTGGGAGCTGCTTACTGTGGGGCATCAGTGATATCAAAAGAATGGCTTGTGTCTGCAGCTCACTGCTTTCAAGGGAGCAA GCTGGCTGACCCCAGAGCATGGCGTGCTCACCTGGGGATGCAAACGCAAAGCCGTGCAAAGTTTGTATCTGCGGTGAGGCGGATCATTGTCCATGAATACTACAACAGCAGGAACTACGACTATGACAttgcactgctgcagctgagcaacCCGTGGCCAGACAAGATGAGCCATGTCATACAGCCGATCTGTGTGCCTCCCTTTTCACACAAAGTCCGCAGTGGTGACAAGTGCTGGATAACAGGTTGGGGCCAAAAGCAGGAAACAG gtgATGAAGGTTCAGCAAttcttcagaaagcagaggtaGAAATTATTGACCAAACATCATGTCATTCCACATATGGGATTATCACAGCTAGGATGTTTTGTGCTGGACTAATGTCTGGGAAAAGAGATGGGTGCAAA GGTGATTCCGGTGGACCATTGTCATGTCAAAGcaacagagatggaaaatgGTTTTTGACTGGCATTGTCAGCTGGGGTTATGGATGTGGAAGACCAAATTTCCCTGGTGTCTACACAAAAGTGTCAAATTTTGCACCATGGATTCACAAATATGTGCCTTCAGTCTTGTAA